The genome window GCCGCGGGGTGGCGGAGGGCCCGACCGCGGTGGGGGTGTCGGTGGAGGTCGTCGTCATGTGTGCAGCCCGCATTCCGTCTTGTTCGTGCCTGCCCAGCGTCCGGCCCGGGGGTCCTCGCCCGGTGCGACCGCGCGCGTGCACGGCGCGCAGCCGATCGAGGCGTACCCCAGCTCGCGCAGGGGGTTCAGCACCACGTGGTGCTCGGCGACGTACGCGTTCACGTCGTCCCAGGTCCACGCCGCCAGGGGGTTGAGCTTGACCTTGGACCGCCGGGCGTCCCACCCGACGACCGTGATGTCCGTGCGCGTCGGGGCGTCCTCGCGGCGCATGCCGGTGACCCACGCGGTGTAGGGGGCGAGGCCGCGCTCGAGCGGCTCGACCTTGCGCAGCGCGCAGCACAGGTTCGGGTCGCGCTCGTGCAGGCGCGGACCGTGCTCGGCGTCCTGCTCCGCGACCGTGCGCAGCGGCAGGACGGTGCGCAGGCTCACGTCCGTGAAGTCGGCGTAGTAGTCGCGCGTGCCGATCGTCTCGGCGAAGTGGTACCCGGTGTCCAGGAAGATGACGTCGATCCCGGGCGCGGC of Cellulomonas dongxiuzhuiae contains these proteins:
- a CDS encoding phosphoadenylyl-sulfate reductase produces the protein MSAATRPATDLSPDELRALAELAGRDLEGAHPADVLRWARAVFGTDLVLASSMGDEVLVDIAAKAAPGIDVIFLDTGYHFAETIGTRDYYADFTDVSLRTVLPLRTVAEQDAEHGPRLHERDPNLCCALRKVEPLERGLAPYTAWVTGMRREDAPTRTDITVVGWDARRSKVKLNPLAAWTWDDVNAYVAEHHVVLNPLRELGYASIGCAPCTRAVAPGEDPRAGRWAGTNKTECGLHT